One part of the Ralstonia pickettii genome encodes these proteins:
- a CDS encoding rhodanese-like domain-containing protein, producing the protein MQQLAPTTLAQWLADASRAKPVLLDVRWTEEVEICAIPGITHIPMDQIPVRASELNADQDIVCICHHGGRSAQVAQFLIQRAGFDAARVYNLQGGVHAWANQVDPQMATY; encoded by the coding sequence ATGCAGCAGCTCGCTCCCACCACCCTCGCCCAATGGCTCGCCGACGCATCGCGCGCTAAGCCCGTCCTGCTCGACGTGCGCTGGACGGAGGAGGTGGAAATCTGTGCCATTCCCGGCATCACGCACATCCCGATGGACCAGATCCCGGTACGTGCCAGCGAGCTGAATGCTGACCAAGACATCGTCTGCATCTGCCACCACGGCGGACGCAGCGCGCAGGTTGCGCAGTTTCTGATTCAACGTGCCGGCTTTGATGCTGCGCGCGTCTACAACCTGCAAGGCGGCGTCCATGCCTGGGCTAACCAGGTGGACCCGCAGATGGCGACGTACTGA